A single Cucumis melo cultivar AY chromosome 4, USDA_Cmelo_AY_1.0, whole genome shotgun sequence DNA region contains:
- the LOC103486869 gene encoding uncharacterized protein LOC103486869 — MGRLGSTVEIPERRHRSDRENGTHRYSPDSDASRGDYRRRRSPSYESYDRYNNRRRSVSPGYENVRRSPRADGDQNGLPKRFGRAGGRAYLDRNGRASDESDSDEELKGLNYEEYRRLKRQKLRKSLKHCIWRVTPSPPRNGNEEYEEKYDDILEKYGGDGDGDGGDKSGLNEKKQLEEKYVSDKTKNSDSDSDSELSDRKTERRKSKSSGSRRRSRKSSPSDSESYSNTESESESESEEESRRRRKKSKSRRSRKHKNIKSSKKKKSRYSDTEDSEECETDDSDVSDHVKSRKRSRSKRSKNSRKRRYSDSDESEDSEGEKLRKRKSSLTSSKSRSKRKRQSETESKSCSSAEENSGSEDIDDKSKSMVDGEKMAEINAAEALKIKEILEAQKKPAFDNEMPVGPMPLPRAEGHISYGGALRPGEGDAIAQYVQQGKRIPRRGEVGLSAEEIQTFETLGYVMSGSRHQRMNAIRIRKENQVYSAEDKRALAMYNYEEKAKRERKVMDDLQRLVQRHIGHDVGPSHDPFAA; from the coding sequence ATGGGTAGGCTAGGATCTACTGTAGAAATTCCAGAAAGAAGACATCGATCTGATCGAGAAAATGGTACTCATCGTTACTCTCCGGACTCCGATGCTTCGCGTGGCGATTACCGACGACGTCGTAGCCCTAGCTACGAAAGTTACGATCGATACAATAATCGTCGTCGATCTGTTTCGCCTGGCTACGAGAATGTTAGACGGAGCCCTAGGGCTGATGGAGATCAAAACGGTTTGCCCAAGAGATTTGGGCGTGCTGGTGGCCGGGCGTATCTTGATAGGAATGGGAGAGCGTCTGATGAGTCGGATTCGGATGAGGAGTTGAAGGGGTTGAATTATGAGGAGTATCGTAGGCTGAAGAGGCAGAAGCTTCGGAAGTCATTGAAGCATTGTATTTGGAGAGTGACCCCTAGCCCACCGAGGAATGGGAATGAAGAGTATGAGGAGAAATATGATGACATTTTGGAGAAATATGGCGGTGATGGTGATGGTGATGGTGGAGATAAAAGTGGGTTGAATGAGAAAAAGCAACTTGAAGAGAAATATGTCTCTGATAAAACTAAGAATTCTGATTCTGACTCTGATTCTGAATTATCTGATAGAAAAACGGAAAGGAGGAAATCGAAGAGTTCAGGTTCCAGGCGAAGAAGTAGAAAATCATCTCCTAGTGATTCAGAGTCGTACAGCAATACGGAGAGTGAAAGTGAAAGTGAATCAGAGGAAGAAAgtaggaggagaagaaagaaatcgaagagtCGGAGGAGCAGGAAACATAAGAATATCAAGAGtagtaagaagaagaagagtagGTACAGTGATACAGAGGATAGTGAAGAATGCGAGACAGATGATTCTGATGTCAGTGACCATGTCAAGTCAAGAAAAAGGAGTCGTTCAAAGAGGTCCAAGAATAGTAGGAAGAGGAGATATAGTGATTCAGATGAGAGTGAGGATAGTGAAGGCGAAAAGTTGAGGAAGCGGAAGAGCTCTTTGACTTCGTCGAAATCCAGGAGCAAGAGAAAAAGACAGTCAGAAACGGAGAGTAAGAGTTGCTCTTCTGCTGAGGAGAATTCTGGTTCTGAAGACATTGATGATAAGAGTAAATCAATGGTTGATGGAGAGAAAATGGCCGAGATTAATGCTGCTGAAGCTCTAAAAATAAAGGAAATTTTGGAGGCACAAAAGAAACCTGCATTTGATAATGAGATGCCGGTTGGACCAATGCCACTGCCAAGAGCTGAGGGCCATATTAGCTATGGTGGTGCTCTTAGGCCTGGAGAAGGTGATGCCATTGCACAGTACGTTCAGCAAGGGAAACGTATTCCACGGCGTGGTGAAGTGGGTCTTTCTGCTGAGGAAATTCAGACCTTTGAGACGCTTGGTTATGTGATGAGCGGTAGCAGGCATCAGAGAATGAATGCTATCCGTattagaaaagaaaaccaaGTTTACAGTGCTGAAGATAAGAGAGCTCTTGCAATGTATAACTATGAAGAAAAAGCAAAACGGGAGCGGAAGGTGATGGATGATCTTCAGCGGCTTGTTCAGCGCCACATTGGTCATGATGTTGGCCCTTCACATGATCCTTTTGCTGCTTAA
- the LOC103486867 gene encoding exocyst complex component SEC15A-like, which produces MEAKPKRRAAAENGETAEDLVLATLIGNGEDLGPIVRHAFEMGRPETLLHQLKNVVKKKEIEIEELCKTHYEEFIRAVDELRGVLVDAEELKAELSTDNFKLQEVGNVLLVRLEELLECYSIKQNVTEAIKMSQICVQVLDLCVKCNDHISKGQFYPALKTVDLIEKNYLCNISVKTLKLIIETRIPVIKSHIEKKVSTQFNEWLVHVRSSAKVIGKTAIGHAATARQRDEEMLERQRKAEEQNISGLGDFAYTLDVGDIDEDSSLKFDLVPLYRAYHIHTCLGIKEQFREYYYRNRMLQLNSDLQISSSQPFIESYQTYLAQIAGYFIVEDRVMRTAEGLLSAEQVEAMLETAVSKVTSVLEVQFSLMDSATHLLLVKDYVTLLASTFRQYGYEVGPVLETLNKSRDKYHELLLEECRQQIVDVLANDSYEQMVLKKDSDYENNVLAFNLQTSDIIPAFPFIAPFSSTVPDVCRIVRSFIKGCVDYLTYSVNSNLFEVVKKYLDRLLIDVLNEAILNIINGASIGVSQAMQIAANITVLERACDYFIRHAGQLCGMPVRSVERPQSGFAAKVVLKTSRDAAYIALLTLVNNKLDEFMALTENIGWTSEEVTANANDYINEVLIYLDTIMSTAQQILPMEALYKVGSGALDHISYSIVSAFLSDSVKRFNANAVISINNDLKMLEAFADERFHNTGLNEIYGGGSFRNCLIEARQLINLLQSSQPENFMNPVIRQKNYNMLDYKKVASICEKFRDSPDGIFGSLSSRNTKQNTRKKSMDMLKKRLKDFN; this is translated from the coding sequence ATGGAGGCGAAACCAAAGAGGAGAGCTGCAGCAGAGAATGGGGAAACGGCCGAAGACCTAGTCCTTGCAACATTAATTGGGAATGGCGAGGACCTTGGTCCAATTGTTAGACATGCATTTGAAATGGGGCGACCAGAAACTCTTCTTCATCAGTTGAAGAACGttgtaaagaagaaagaaatcgAAATCGAGGAGCTGTGCAAGACTCACTATGAGGAATTTATCCGTGCCGTTGATGAACTTCGTGGGGTTCTGGTTGATGCTGAAGAGCTGAAGGCCGAACTATCAACTGATAATTTTAAATTGCAAGAGGTTGGGAATGTGCTTTTGGTTCGACTTGAAGAGCTTCTTGAATGTTATTCAATCAAACAAAATGTGACCGAAGCCATCAAAATGTCCCAGATTTGTGTTCAGGTGCTTGATCTTTGTGTCAAGTGCAATGATCATATTTCTAAAGGCCAGTTTTACCCTGCATTAAAAACTGTCGATCTGATTGAGAAGAATTATTTGTGTAACATTTCTGTCAAGACTCTGAAATTGATTATTGAGACAAGAATTCCTGTGATCAAATCTCATATCGAGAAGAAAGTGTCCACTCAATTTAACGAATGGCTTGTTCATGTAAGGAGTTCTGCTAAGGTTATTGGGAAAACAGCTATAGGGCATGCAGCTACTGCTCGCCAAAGAGATGAAGAAATGTTAGAACGCCAGAGGAAGGCCGAGGAACAGAACATTTCAGGGCTAGGAGATTTTGCATATACTTTAGATGTTGGAGATATTGATGAGGACTCCAGTCTAAAATTTGACCTTGTACCTCTTTATCGAGCATATCACATTCATACGTGTCTTGGGATCAAAGAGCAATTTCGTGAATATTACTACAGGAATCGAATGTTGCAGCTTAATTCCGACTTACAGATTTCTTCTTCTCAGCCCTTTATTGAATCCTATCAGACCTATTTAGCTCAAATTGCAGGATATTTCATAGTGGAGGATCGCGTCATGAGGACTGCTGAAGGGCTATTATCAGCTGAACAGGTGGAAGCAATGTTGGAAACTGCTGTTAGCAAGGTGACATCAGTGCTTGAGGTACAATTTTCCCTCATGGATTCTGCTACTCACCTTCTCCTGGTGAAGGATTATGTTACACTTCTGGCATCTACTTTTAGACAATATGGATACGAAGTTGGGCCGGTTCTTGAGACTTTGAACAAAAGCCGGGACAAATACCACGAACTTCTTTTAGAAGAGTGTCGACAACAAATAGTAGATGTCCTAGCTAATGACTCCTACGAGCAGATGGTTCTGAAAAAAGACAGTGATTATGAAAACAACGTTCTCGCTTTTAATCTCCAGACATCTGATATAATACCTGCATTTCCATTTATAGCGCCGTTTTCTTCCACTGTTCCAGATGTCTGCCGCATTGTGAGGTCCTTCATTAAAGGGTGTGTCGATTACTTGACCTACAGTGTAAATTCAAATCTTTTTGAGGTCGTGAAGAAATATTTGGATAGGCTCCTAATTGATGTTTTAAATGAAGCAATTCTCAACATTATCAATGGTGCATCCATTGGCGTTTCTCAAGCGATGCAAATCGCTGCGAATATAACCGTTCTGGAAAGAGCTTGTGACTATTTCATCAGGCATGCAGGTCAGTTATGTGGAATGCCCGTTCGATCAGTCGAGAGGCCACAAAGCGGTTTTGCTGCAAAAGTTGTTCTTAAAACATCAAGGGATGCGGCTTATATTGCATTGTTGACTTTGGTGAATAACAAGTTAGATGAGTTTATGGCTCTTACAGAGAATATTGGTTGGACTTCTGAAGAGGTTACTGCAAATGCAAATGACTATATAAACGAAGTCCTCATTTATCTTGACACGATAATGTCCACAGCACAACAGATTTTACCGATGGAAGCTTTGTACAAGGTTGGGAGTGGTGCTCTCGATCACATCTCGTACTCTATAGTTTCAGCTTTTCTTAGTGACAGTGTCAAAAGGTTTAACGCGAATGCAGTCATAAGCATCAACAATGATCTGAAAATGCTGGAAGCTTTTGCAGACGAGAGATTCCACAACACAGGATTAAATGAAATCTATGGAGGAGGAAGTTTCCGAAACTGCTTAATCGAAGCTCGACAACTAATCAACCTTTTGCAGAGCAGTCAGCCAGAGAACTTCATGAATCCGGTGATAAGACAAAAGAACTACAACATGTTGGATTATAAGAAAGTGGCCAGTATATGTGAGAAGTTCAGGGATTCTCCTGATGGGATATTTGGGAGCCTTTCTAGTAGAAATACAAAGCAAAACACTCGCAAGAAATCAATGGATATGCTGAAGAAAAGACTGAAAGATTTTAATTGA